Below is a window of Garra rufa chromosome 24, GarRuf1.0, whole genome shotgun sequence DNA.
ttgctgttcaagaaacatttttattattattattaatatttaaaacagttgagtgcattttgttcaggattctttgagtagaaagatccaaagatctctgaaataaaaagcttttgtaacattattcactataccattaaaaagcttggagttagtataattttttaaaattttatttttaaataaatcatagaaatcattacttttatttagcaaggaggcttcaaattgatcaaaagtgatgtaaaaagacatttattatgttacaaaagatttctatttcagataaatgctgttcttctgaactttatattcaccaaagaaacttgaaaaaaatctactcaacataataaaaataataataataaatgtttttgagcagcaaatcagaatattacaatgatttctgaaggatcatatgactggagtgatgctgctaaaaattcagcttcgaaatcaaaggaataaattacattttaaaatatattcaaatagaaaacggttattttaaatagtaaaaatatgacaaaatgttagtgtttttgctgtacgttagattaaataaatgcaggcttggtgagcagaagagacttctttaaaaaacattaaaaatcttagtgttcaaaaacatttgattaATAGTGTAAATTCTTGTCCGACAAGAATAATCTCTACTGTAGTGCAAACAATCAACACTTACAGGATATTACACCCACAAATGAAATTTTCTGTATCTTAATGCAGGTCTAAGTATATAATGATACATTTTGTAATAAAACCAGGGCATTTTAGGCATTTCAGAAATCTCGGATATGTGTGTTAACAAGTTAAATTTCAATTTTCCATGGTTTAAATTGATGATAAAAAAATCCTCTTTTTATACAATCATTCATGTGATTCATGaatacatgtttaaaaaaaaataggtcAAAGGAAACTATGTAATAGGTGAATGCATTTCAATCATTGCATTCTCAGTAACATCTTGATTTGCATTTTCAGTAACTTGGAAAACCATAATTGTCAAAGCAGTTGAAATGCTTCTCATTAACCTGCAGCCTTTGGCGTGGGCGTGGCCAGCCTGTCACATTCCAGGATGCCATTCTTCTTGCTAAGAATTTTTTCCAGCTTCTCTCTCTCAGCTGAACTCAGAGCCCAGTGCTGGAGAGACAGACGGGTGAGGGACGAGAGCTGTGGAAGGGCCTCCAACAACGCGGGCAGCCAGGGAGACACAGAGAGGGATGCAGAAGGTCGCAGACTGATATCCAGCTCCTCCAGTCCTTTCAGAGCAGCAGCCTTGCCAAAAAGAGACGTCCAACCACCATCGCCAACGCTGCCATTATAGGACAAATCCAGCTGCTTCAGATGGGACAGAACTCTAAGCTGGcaagcagattctgcaagtttaCAAACAGTGCAAAAGTCTCATtagtagtgtattccagccttaaagggacagttcacccaaaaattaaactgaccacatgatttactcactctcaagatCACTCTCTTCTTCTTTCAGACTAACACAATCTGAGTTCTAtttaaaatgtcctggctcttccaagatttataatggcagtgaacagctgttgaaattttgaagtgcagtaaagtgcatccatccattataaaagtactccacacggctccgggGCGTTAATAAAGACTTTCTGAAGCaaactgatgcatttgtgtaagaaagatatgcatatttaaaactgtaatctctagcttttgTTAACTGTTGTATGCTTTATTAACACCcctgagccatgtggagcactttttatgatggatggatgcactttcttGGCTACTGAATCccttataaagcttggaagagccaggactatagtcatatacacctagtatGGCTTGAATATAagaaaatcatggggtaattttaatttttttagtgaactatccctttaatgtaatGAATTGAAAGCTCTTTGACCAGAACTGACCTAGATGTAGCATATCTTCAGTGGTTAAATTACAGCTGCTCAGTCTGAGTTCCTGTAGTTTGCAATCAGGCTGCAAAGGCTCCAGAAATTGCCTCAGATTTTCCCCCACACACTTGTTCCACGACAAGTTCAGACTTTCAAGCTGTTTTAGCATCTGCATTGCGGTAGCTGTGAGGAAaccaaaaaacatacattatacaCATTTGTTTTTTCAAAATCTATTTGCTTAAAACAAATTTTTTGAAACTGTATTGTTTCATACCCAGAGCATGGCATGCATGTGTGCTTAACGCACAGTTGTTTAGTGGAAGTTTGGTTATCTGAGAAAGAGGGAGGGCTTGCAGAAGATCCTGGAGTGCATCTCCAACACTTTTATTAGATGACAAATCCAGCTCTCTGAGCTCTTTGAGAGATGGAGCTGCCTGGACTGAGAAAGCAAGTTAAAATAACATTACAAACAATTTCAACTTAAAATCAACAGTGACAAATAGTCTTACCTAAAGCTGACACATCCTCCTTTGTCAGACAACACAGGTGCATGTCCAAACTTGTCAAGTGTGGGAGAAGAACTAGGTTAGTGGCCAGTGTGGTGAGACCTCCACCTGCTTCCTTATTGCACGACAGATCGATGTGCTCTAGCGCAGAGATGGATCTGAATGCCTGTCCTTTTATCATTTCACAAAACAAATTCATTATTCTCCAAAAGTAGTATTATAATTAAAATGGTTActcatttgtgaccatggaccacaaaaccagtcataagggcacATTTCTATTcaaatgtatacattatatgaaaggaTATGGCTATATTTggcctagatacaactatttgaaaatctgtaatctgagcgTGTaagaaaatccaaatattgagaaaattgcctttaaagttgtccaaatgaagttcttagccatgcattttactaatcaaaaatttagttttttatatatttatggtagaaaatggaacatgatccttacttaatatccaaatgattttggcataaaagaaaaatcgataattttgacccatacaatgtattgttggccattgcaacaaatatacctgtgccacttaagactggttttgtggtccaggatcacatttatcACTGAAATCAGAGTCTGTGCTCGTAGTTTGTAGCTGTGTTTCTATGTTAGTCCATTGAAGGTATATTTTGTAGGACTTTTTACAACGCTTTCATACCTAGAATACTGAGGCTGTCTTTAGTGAGTCCACACATGCTTAGTTTTAGTGTCTTCAGTTGTGGAGTTGAGCCTAGAGAGGAGGTGAAGTTTTCCATTGCCTTGATTGGCAGCTTGTTATTAGACAGATCTAACTCCTCCAAACTAGATAACATGGGAAGAGCCTCACCTGTAGAAAAAAAATAGTGCATTTTAAAGAAAATTGATGAGTAACCATTCTTAGCGCATTGTAGACTTATTCTGAATGAGCTTAAGCTGAATTCCCAGTTGATACACTCAAACACAATGGCGGACTAAAGTATTTTTTACTTTGTTACTGTATCTGATATATATATAGCCCATTTCAGCCACTAAATAataagttttttaaaaaaagtaattttgactttttttcacagttctcacttttttctcaaaactgcgtgatacaaactcacattttttttctcagaattgtgatatataaagtcagaactgcaagatataaactcacaaatctgacttttttctcagaattgcgttatataaactcagttacaagttataaagtttgaattgaaGGATGAAAACTCAAAATTTCCGAGTTAGTCAGAGTGatgaaaattcacaattctgacttctttcccaaaattacattatataaactcaattgcaagttctaaagtcagaattgagtgataaaaactcacaaatctaacttttttttctcagaattgcat
It encodes the following:
- the lrrc31 gene encoding leucine-rich repeat-containing protein 31, which encodes MDSTESNKGKESVQKRSPLDLIMNQFRRKASFTERKKPAVGRLFRPSESSDKKNVGIPEVKESDTSDGKENNEPGKEINNTDDETGSVVGWGRVKQFVQKLGKTPHSQNLSLSHCDLTATDVVELATLLPFLAQLEVMDLSWNDLVGGSLKALTAHLQHVGKLRVLKMCSCRLTDQDLTALGEALDCIPLIEVLDLSWNVGVGAGNFRHFAEHLQPQSTLKELRLVDCQLSETDITALSEALPMLSSLEELDLSNNKLPIKAMENFTSSLGSTPQLKTLKLSMCGLTKDSLSILGQAFRSISALEHIDLSCNKEAGGGLTTLATNLVLLPHLTSLDMHLCCLTKEDVSALVQAAPSLKELRELDLSSNKSVGDALQDLLQALPLSQITKLPLNNCALSTHACHALATAMQMLKQLESLNLSWNKCVGENLRQFLEPLQPDCKLQELRLSSCNLTTEDMLHLESACQLRVLSHLKQLDLSYNGSVGDGGWTSLFGKAAALKGLEELDISLRPSASLSVSPWLPALLEALPQLSSLTRLSLQHWALSSAEREKLEKILSKKNGILECDRLATPTPKAAG